The following are encoded together in the Iodobacter fluviatilis genome:
- a CDS encoding TlyA family RNA methyltransferase, whose product MLRVDVLLVEQGLAPSRTAAQCMIAAGRVSSAGKVISKASLKLAQDCVLQLAADESDRFVSRGGFKLAGALAQAGVDVAGMQVLDVGISTGGFSDCLLQAGARKVIGVEVGHGQLHPRLLADRRIVQFEGVNARHLSPALIASAQDGPLQLIVGDVSFISLTLILPALRSMLQPQAALLFLVKPQFEVGKAGIARGGIVKDESLYAEVEAKIKTAAIAAGFSVKDYFASSINGGDGNREFFIYALAL is encoded by the coding sequence ATGTTGCGCGTTGATGTGTTATTAGTTGAGCAGGGTCTAGCGCCGTCGCGTACCGCCGCTCAATGCATGATTGCCGCTGGGCGCGTGAGCAGTGCTGGCAAGGTGATTAGCAAAGCCAGCCTGAAGCTGGCGCAGGATTGCGTACTACAGCTGGCGGCGGATGAAAGCGATCGCTTTGTTTCGCGTGGTGGTTTCAAGCTGGCAGGGGCTCTCGCTCAAGCGGGTGTGGATGTAGCGGGTATGCAAGTGCTAGATGTGGGGATTTCTACGGGTGGCTTTAGCGATTGCCTGCTACAAGCTGGGGCACGCAAAGTGATCGGAGTAGAAGTCGGCCACGGCCAGCTACACCCTAGGCTGCTGGCGGATCGCCGTATCGTGCAGTTTGAAGGCGTAAACGCCCGTCACCTTAGCCCAGCGCTGATTGCTAGCGCCCAAGATGGGCCACTGCAGCTGATTGTGGGCGATGTATCGTTTATCTCGCTCACGTTAATCTTACCGGCGCTGCGCTCCATGCTGCAGCCCCAAGCGGCGTTGTTGTTCTTGGTGAAACCACAGTTTGAAGTTGGCAAGGCAGGCATTGCCCGTGGCGGCATTGTTAAAGACGAAAGCCTTTATGCCGAGGTAGAAGCCAAAATAAAAACAGCCGCAATAGCGGCTGGATTTAGCGTGAAAGACTACTTTGCCAGCTCGATTAACGGTGGCGATGGGAACCGTGAATTCTTTATTTATGCGCTAGCTCTGTAG